CTCGGCGGCCTTAGGCGTCTGGTCGACGTGGACTTGCTGCACCGGCTGGCGGGCGGCGTTGGGGTCGTGCCTGCGGATGGTGTGGTCGAAGATTTCGATGCGCTTGAGCTTTTGGCCGCTGTGCTCGAGCCGTTCCCTTAGGAGggcctccacctcggcgtAGTACTTTGTTCGGATAGTCTTATCATCCTCAAAGTCTTCtagggtggtggcggagggggagcggTAGACCGCGAAGCCGGCTACGTCGATGTCGGCACCGAAGGAGCTAACTTTAGAGTGGCTATCGAGACAGTCGGCGAAGTTAGTAACCTCTTTATTAACGATTTTACGACTGTACAAAGAGTAGTCTATATCTACTTTGGCCTATGGCGTCTCCCTAGCGGTGATACTTGCTAGGTCGAGGTAGCGGAAGGTGCTGATAGTTATTTTGCGGGCTATGAGTTGTCTCAGGAGTCTTTATAAAGAGATTATAGGACGAAAGGGACGCATTAAAGTATAGAAgtattaatattatatttttacGTCGGTGAagtgtcacagttaacccaacggcaAGTCGCGTagtatgtggggcgcaggacgtccccaACCAATCATTAAGAAAGTCAGGAGACAGCTAATTGGGGCTGGCCAGAAAGTACTATAGCGCTAAAgcccacgagcactctgcaggatgcaagatgctcggggtaatcgaaggcatagcacgacgagcgctctgcaggatgcaatgtgctagaAGTGATCGagggcatagcacgacgagcactttaGGGTCtcgaggtctatatatacggaggaactggctggtgtagatagacagttccgcagtatgcaatttaAGCTTGTATTTACAGGATCTAGtatttacattgagacatcttgttgtgcactgtttagctgcaccgaaccaggattatttagaagtgcctttaactagtatccctttcagaggttctggataggggttcgtcacatgAAGTCTTTAAAATGGCGGGGTAAGACCCTCTTAAATCCTAGCGCGGGGTTACATATATAGCTCTACATAACAATTATCGTAATTAGTAATGTAGGATAACTAGAATAATCCGATGGATTACGCGGCGGGTTTATAAAGCAGTCTTTATTAACAGTGGTTTGTCTTGcaatctctttttttcttgggcATTCGATTTAAGATTTAGATTGAAGACCAAAATAAGATATTTTTGCGCCGAGCTAGAAATATTTACTTAAGTAGAGAGGATTTAACGTCATTCTAACAAGCACGCTTTATTATAAGATAACGGTTCGATAAGTAAGTTAGGGTTATCTACGCCCTTTGCACTCTTTAGTCCCCCGACACTACTCCTGCCTACTAAATATTTTTTAGGTAGGACTTTAAATAAGATAAATGAATTTAGAAactttaatttaatttttataaGCTTAAATTACTTCTCTAAATATACTAAGCGCTGTACCTAACTAAAACACCGATGTCGACCGACACTATGCCTTTTGTCCCCAGAATACTAAACTAGGGAAGTAGCCTATAAAGTTCAGACTAAATAACTATAGCAATTAGATCCACGATCCTCTACGAAAAATATTTACGAGAAATCTTAAACACTTACTTCCTTAGAAAACTAACTATTAAAAATAGGCCTATACGCTAAAATTCCCTGCATCTCCAACCTAAACACCACTTCTTTCGTGACGGCCGGATTACTAATTACGCAGACCACCTCCGCCTTAAACTCTTTCACTAACCTTAACACCTGCGGAAATATCTCCTTCCGCTTCCCTTTCTCGCTCGTATCGATCACTACTAGGTTCCGATCTATTCTGCTTACCAGATCCAGCGTCTGTGGCCCGTACATCTTAAGCGGGCTCTTCGTCTACCACAATACCTTTATTTAGAGCCTATTTTCGTCCGCCAAAAATAATAAGCAAGGGCCGATCCCGCTCCCTATTGTGACGACGATAATGCGGCTAAATATATGGAAGATATATCCAAATCCGTACGTCGGTACGCCTCTTTTCCACAGCTTAGTCGGCTGGGTGACGATAGTATCCTTTATTTAGTCGCCGACCCGGGAGATAATATAGTTAAATTTTATATTTTTCAGCGCTATTTCCTTAACGTTATCGAAGTAGTCGGGGAAATAAGCGTAGGAGTATTAGTCTTTAAGTGGGTACTTAGCGACTTAAATACCCTAGCCAAACTTAACGGTAGTATAGTTAAAGTAAAGCCTAATAGCGTACGGGGAGAGGGGCTCGAGGGTAACGGTTATTGTGTGTAGTAAGAGCCAGGGGTAGATTATAGTAATAATTATGAAAATTAAAATCCAGCaaaaaaggaaacaaaaaagaaactTTCCTAAAGAAGCTTCTTAGgtaccgaggaggaagagcaacGCCCAAAAGAGGACTAAAATACCCCAATTAGCGAAGAGGTACACAAATTTGAAAATATCGTAGTATTTTCTACGGATAGTGGGGTAGGCTAGCACGATAATGGAAAGGCGGAGGGCAAAGACGGAGTAGATTAAGGCGAGGACGGCGATACTTATTGGGTTAGCGCTGGTGGAGTTAAACTGGTAGGTGTAAAGGTCGGCGAAACCGATATACtagatgaagaaggcgacaCCGGTGCCGCTATGGACACCGCCGAGGTAAAAGATGCGGTAAGCAAGACGTTTGATTATCGTTAGTGCTAATCGTGGGACAGAGCCGAAGATGAGGTATAAGAAGTTCAGGACTAGTAGTTACCGGCAGAGGCCACAGACGGCAAGGTTGATGGCTAAGGCGTTAACGAGGTCTAGAGGCGCCGTACCCTTGACGAGGTAGATGATAAGGGGGATGATATTGCTAATGAAGGCGAGTGTGAAAAGGCGGCGGTAGACGTTGAGGGCTGTGTATCTAATGAAGCCGAGACGTTTTCGTAATGGCTCCTCTTTCTGGCGTTGTTTGGGCTTCGAGGTCTTGTAATGGGTTCTCTTGTAATGGGGAAGGCAGGGAAGAGAGGTCTGAGTCTGTTGGTGGTactgggttggagaggtctATTCTGGTTTCGATGatctcatccttcttccagTCCTTCTTCCCGTAAACAACTGCTGTCCTGTCCTCCATTGTGAGCAATGTGGGTTGTCACTGAACAATTAAAGCATAACGACTTAGTTAAGAAGGATGGTTGGGTATTCCCTATCAAAGAAAGGCAACACCATGCTCTATTTGTACCACCGACCATTCTGAAGAAATTTTGGCGTTCTGTCACAACCGTTCAGCTAGGTCTGCCATAATTAACGTTGAAACTGCACGGAAAGGCTTACGTCAATCATTCTAACGGCCCGTGAATTAGAACGGCGATGTCTGTAGTGCTGCAGTGACAACGATGCAATAAGATCACCTATGCGCCCTCCCAATCGGAGTTGAGCTTTCCCTTCATTCATTATCACATTATTCCCGAGTCCCTCGATTCAGGCGAAATGTCGTTTTGAATCACCTACCTCTTTTTTCTGTTCGCCGAGAGCAACTTGTCCGGTATGTAATGTGGAAGTGTTATTAATTATGTACAATCTTTGATCGCCCTTGACTCACATCGGATAATGATGATTAGGTGCAGAGCCTCCCTTTTTGTAACTCGGTAGAGTACCTGGTACCATTGCATCCCAATCACATATGTATGAGACCACGCAAGCCTCAAATGCAGCCAGTTTTCCAGACCACACCCAATTACATTGACCGTGGGCCTTGCAAATTTCATGTGGAAGCCTCTGCCGTGTCTCAACCGAATCCTCGGCGATTTCTGTGTGAGCACAGACTCTATCATCTCGATTCTGAACTCCCTCCCTCAGTAGATCCCGAATTCAGGGTCATGTTCTACAAAAACATACAAACAGAAAATATAACGGCGATGAAAGGAAACCCAACTGCTTAATGGATCAAGACAGAGAGACTTCATGATGTTGCACCGCACGATGCAGTCGACAGTTGGCATCCACGCCACTCTCATTCGTTCGGAGTCCGGACAAACTTCTTTCGCAACCTCAGCTAGCACTACCACCAGCAAACAAGTCGCTGCCAACAGCACGCCCTAACAATAGATACGGCCTGCATTAATCGTCAGGGTTCGGCAATGCAATGTAATGCAATGCAGCTAAGCTGAAGAAAAACACTAGCATtaaaaaaagcaaaaggtgGATTAACTTGCTGCCCAGGCACTTGGTACCCACTTTTgggctccaccaccacaaccacacttccacccacccacacacacaaaacgcAGGGACATATCTTCCATCAGAAAGGCGGAACTCCGCCCTGGCTGCCATCAATCCAATTGGAACCATCCTCATCGGGTATGGTGTAGCGGTAACATCGTTGACTCTCACTTCTCAGAAGTGTCTGtttctctcaacagccccgggttcgactcccggtaTCCGAGTCCTAACTTTTTTTTGGACTATTTTGGtgccacacacacacacatgagACAGGCAAGAAAGAGAGTCATCATTGCGTTTCAAATCGAGAGACATGATCAGGTCatgtctttttcttttggaaGACGACTGTTGCCTAGAGAATGTACGTACACGATGGCCTCTGTCTATGCCTCATAGCGACGGGTACTTGGTTTCCTTGATCTGAGGCCAATCCCAGGTCTGTCAGATGGTCATAACATTGCCTTGGTGTTGCCGTCGTGTCTGCTCTGTTATTGGGCAACATTCTTTCGGCACGTTTCAGCAACCAAACGCTCTCATCGTTTCCACTACAGCCTGTCACGAACTGTCACTCTCCTGCGCTGACATGCACCACCAAGCTTGGGTTTTGCTGGACCTGTTTGGCAGCATGGTGGAGATAAACTTGTAACTGCCGATGGTACTTCTACACCTCTCGACGGACATGTTCACCCTCGGCGGATAACGGCACTCTCGCGTTGCGCCTGTAGGTGACCTGTGAAAGCCATCTTTATTCCAGGTAACCGGCAACGTCAACTTCTTCAAGCTTGCAACGGGTCTGAcatcttggtgttgatgagggaTGACTCGTCCTTGGTCGGGCTGAGGTTTGCAATAATATCAGGGTGCCTTGCATCTGAAGGATTCTTTTCATCACCATGTTAGTCCGGAGGTAGGCACTTTGCAGTTAAAATGCTATTGAAAAGCTGCCGCATTTTCCACTGACAGAATGGAAAGAAGAGCGTGCTTGTTGACCAGACACCATCCGTTGTGGTGAGCTCTGGAAGTGGCTAccgtaggtaggtaggtattaAACTACTGCAGTGCTTGCTAGGAAGGAGCGACGTGATTGATTACCTCCCTAACTGCGGTGGACACCTTCCAGAGGGGTTTCAGGTTGTCACGAACAATTGTAGTAGCAGTCCGTAAGTGTGATTTCAAAGTATTGCGGGGATCTTGAAACTAATCCGATGAATAAGGTAGGTACGTGTCTACATATATATCCATGATCGGTACCCTCTTTCTCATATGTGTTTGGATATCCACGCCCAAAGGCCAGCCTCCGTCCATAATCTACTACCGTGGTACACACTTATGACAAAGCCTCCCTCGACCAGCGATAAGGAGGTTGAATGAACCTGCCGACTCCACCTTGTATAAAAGTGAGACCTCAGCGAACTCTCCGAGACCCGCTGCCACTCGAGTGGCGGCTGCCATGACTGGAGGACCGGCTCGAAGACCTACTCAGACCGAGCAAGCTGTAGAGGAAGGCGCCACGTTCCGAGCTGAGACTTTCCCCGGCATGGACAGCAAAGTTGTATTTCAAGCCGTGATCAAGCTGCGGTGCAACTTCCCTCACAATCTCTGAATGAGAAAGAGATATCCAGACAAGGTCGTTGAAATCCTTATTGCTATCGCGTATACTAAACGACCTCAGCTTGGCGTGAAAAAGGTGCTGCAGCCTGACAATATTGTAGGAGCGTTGACCGCACGTGGTGTTGAGCGTGTAGGTGTTGGTGGCTCCCTGGAGCACTCTAGGTGCGCCTTTCTCGCTTATTACCCAGGTTCAATGTTTGTTAGCATGCCAACTGAGAATGGAATTCGTCCCTCGAGTAGGTAATCTGGCGCTCACCATTCAGAATCAAATCGACCTCCACCGCCAGTGTCAGGACATTCTGTCCGTAGGAGCGACCTGTGAGCACGAACATGCGAGCACCACCGCTTCCAGCAACCGCGGCCGCGCGAGGAATATAGACCCTAGATCAACTGGGTTAGCATGTACTACCAGTAGGTGTGTACCGGTTGTCGGCAGCAAATGCTGCCAGCAGATCCCTGGTTCTAACCTGGACAGCCACATCGACGTCGGTAGTCGTCCGTTCCTGCTTTCCAAGAAGGATCATGCTCATACCGCCCATGACGCCATACTCAATCCCACGTGTCCTCAAGACTTGTACAACATGGTCTAATGCGTAAACTAGATGCCGTTGTGTGACGTGCTTGTCGTTTTGTTCCTCGAGATAATCCAGCTGATCTTCAGTATATGTGGCAGGAGCAGGGGGaagttgaaggggaggtgtGCCTCGGCTAGAGCGGCTTCTAGAGCTTGTGCTCGAGGTCCTACTGTGGCTTTGAGATGGTCCACGGTACGAAGACATTCAGAAGACTGATATACCGGATAtcagaaaagagagaaggacaaggagtGGGAAGAAGGGTAGGAGCTAAAGGAGTAAACTAAAGTTGGAAGGTATGTTACAGCTGAGATTGTAATCAAGGGGTCAGGCACTGTCCAGCAGTGTCTGTTGAACGACTTGGAGAGATGTGAATTATGGATGTCCGATTGgtctccttgagcttgcctGGGTTGTCGTCCCTTTATAGTACCAATAGAAAAGATATGAAAAGGTAGTGCCTCTATTTCTCCAGCCGAGCTTTCTTATAATAGAAACCGGGTTCGTTCTAAGCTCCCTAGCACCATCCCGCCTCCTCacgttggtgttgtggtcgTAGAGTGTGAGTTGGCGATGTTTTTGGAACGGTTGGCTCCTCGGTCAAACGGCCAGGCCGGTCTGTGGGACTAAGTCTCAGTGGTTTGTCAAAAAGTGGTGTGACGTTCAGGATGTCGCGACTAGTTTTCTCTGGAATGGTCTCCTCCCAATTCTGTGGCAACTGCGATCAAGTGCCATCCAGTCACTTCACCTGATCACCCCTGGCCGGCCATTTGGGATTGCAGGTCTGAGGCACCCAGACCATGGCCCCGCCACATCTAGCTGCCTTGCCCAACTTTTGTTCCTTAAATATCTGCTTTGTTCATTGATTTATCACCAACCCGCATTGGCTACAGTACTGCAAGAGGCTCAAAGCACTGTTGGAGTCACATGACCTGTATGTGCATGTTCCACAATATCTTaccaaacaccaagactGAACTGGTACCTAACCAACAACTTGAATTCCTaacaccaaaacaccacaaatCAAGCCAGACATGAGCAATACCGATGGTGAAATTCTCCCAGGAGACCCAAGGTTTCAGCCTCGATTAAAATCTCAGTATGTGCTTGACCTGGGAAAACCGGACGATGCGGACTGTGGTCGTGGCGTCCAGGAGACGCTCGATGTCATCGCCGCGCTGGAAAGCTCTGGAATTCCTTGCTGCGTCGTCGGCACAAAGGCTCTGGTGTATTATGGCGCTCGCCGAGTTCCTATGGTTAGTATTTCCGTCGAGCTACGTCCAAAACAATGTGGTTTGCTGACTGCGAGTTGTTCAGAACTGGGAAATATGTGTCCCGACAGAGTCATTCAATAGAGCGATCACCTTGCTCACCTCATCCCCTCTGAACGAAAAGTACGAGGTATGGCACCGCGTCCTGCCGAGGCCTCAAACACTCATGCACACCTACCCCCGCTTCACGCTCAAGGGTGTCAACTTTTTTTTCATAATTGTGCCGGAATTTGAATGCCTTCTTTCTCCTAGCACGGACCAGTGCGAGCGCAGTGCGAGCGGGATCCCGTACCCCAAGCTGGAGCTGTTTGCCCAGAGCCTGATCGACCTGCAACAGTACGCTGATCTGGACGACCTCGTGGACGGAATGAATCTAGAGGAAGAGTGGGGCGAAACCAACCTAGAGCTCGACAAACCACCGCCGCTCAAGCACATCCGGGAGAAGAATGACATGATTGCTCGCTCTCTACCAGAAGACATGCGCGACGTCACTCCGCTTGCCTTGCTGAGTGAGAGGACGAGGCCGGCGCGGGATGCATGGCGGCGCAGCGTGGGCACGAAGCATCGGAGGATCAACGATGAGCTGCAGAGACACAGGTACCTGACGAGGTTCCGGAAGGTCGGCTCGAAAGATCCGCGTGAGAATACGGACCGGGAGGTGTGACTGGTCTATCTGTTCTTGTAGTAgcctgttttgttttgtttttggctgAGTGCCTTGCTCAGTATATGTATGTTGCTCATATCTTCCATCTAATAAAATAAGAAATATACTGTAAGTCGTACAATGTATTCAATGAACCCAAGAAATAACAGAAGAACGGCAACAAGATCTAGAGCTCCTTCAAAGGCCCAACAAAGAAAACTACCCCACAAAAAAAGCTACCTCAGTACGCATCCACCAGAAAACTATCCAGCTTCGGAGTAAAGAATTCAAAGCTCTGCTGATTAAAGACACACtaaaactcctcctcctcatcatcctgctgctgttctttGCCCGtgcccttgccctttccTTTGCCTTTCCCATTGCCGCCGCTAGTATTACTACCCCAAATAGGCCTCAGAGGAAACCCGCAaatcccctccttctcccccttcttcttacCTCCCTAAACAATCCCCTCCAGCCGCTCAAagtcctttccctcctccacccactccATCAAGCTCTTCAGCACCTCCGTCGGCCAAGCGGAATTGTTAGGCTTGACCACCCCTAGCGGGTCCACAGTCCCAGGATCACAATGAGAGCCCCCAGGTACTAAACACAGCTTATTCCACTTTGCCATCTCGGCATACCCCTGCTGCACCCCCAAACCAGGGTACATTATCTTCCTGGCTTTATCCTGATACATGGTCGACGAGACCGCGGGAATCATGGCATCAGCCTCCCCATACCGCACAATCATCTTACCCCCATTGGACTTAAACAGAGTGAGGTCCGGCCAGAATTTAAAGATGGTAGACATGTACTTGCTCATCGCGTCGTTAACCCATTCGCGGATAACATCAGGGCTGACCTCATCCAGCGGCAGTGTAGCCGAGTAGACCTTCTTAATCAACAGGTTCACCACGGCAGGAGAGACAGGATTGGATAGGGCTCGAGCTGGTTCGTGGCCGGGTTGAAGACGGTAATAGAGTCGCTGAAATCCACGGAGGGGATGTAGAATGCCTGGACGAGCTTATTCTTCGAGTCGTACATACCGCGCCAGGTGTCGGCTACCACAACGGCTACTTTAGCGGAGACGGTGCCAGCAATAGGGGGTTAGCTGAGCTGGGGAACAGCGGAGCAGTTGTAGGGGTTGCCAATGAAGGACGAGGCGTTAAAACGGGCGAAGCAGAGGTCTGTGCGGGCAACTACCCCGTCGGTTTTGCCGTCGAGGGGATCGCAGAAGGCGATGGCATCGGCGGTAATGCGAGCAAGCTCGCAGACAGAGGGGTAGTAGTCGTGTTTTCGCTAAGCGAGGGGACCGTGGTAGTAAAAGATGGGGTGGCAGATTACCGGGGAACCCACAGAGACGCCGTCAAAGGTTATACCGTACTTTTGGACATAGGACATGCCCTCGCGCCCGCCCTCGGAGCAGCCGTAGAAGTAAGAGTAGATTTTGGTCAAGTTGGAAGAGCGGTAGAACTTCCGTGTCAGTTCTTTGCCGAGAACCGTCATTTCGTACATAGCTCGGTAAGAGTACGCGATGAGGGCGTCGTAGTTCATGGCGCCGGGATGGGTGCTGTCTGGCAGAGCCGTGAAGTTGGTGACAGGCTGAGCCGTGACAGAACCAGTGTCACACGTCAACAACCAACAGGCCTTGGCCACGGCCAACTGCATCTCCAACTGCAAGCCGACAGCCAGTCGTTGAAAGTGAAGCAGGCAATCAGAAGCAACTGCGCTTAAGGATGGATCTCACTAGCTCAAAGGAAAGTTGAAGGACTTAGCAATGGCCTGAGGCCAATAGGGCACGGGCTATGTGATGAAGGATAAATACGCGCTCAGGATCATTAGACTGTATTCCTTCTTCCTGGAACACagacttcgaggccattagagattattagcctgaattgaaccaCGAAGTTCCAAGCTCTAATattacagcccttgtcacaaCCAGCGATTAATTCAAGGCCCTGGAAGAAGTCGGGTGCTGGAAAGGATGATTCAACGAAAGATATTGTGCAGAAGTCCCGAAGGTTCGAACTACACGTGGATTTAACCATAAGACCGGCCACTACCAAAAGTTTTAGAAGCCCCATCGTGTCTCAGATATTCCCGTCAAGTTCTTGAGCTGTCTGGTGAGGAATCAGCAACCCATTCAAGGCGCTTCGTCTGGATATTTGTAGAGGATCATATTAGTAATCCCCTAGGGAACCCAGATTCTTGGCAAACAAGTCGATAGCTTAAGAGCTAGAGAGCTGGATAAATCCACTAAAACTCCTCTACTCCTCGTCAAAACGTCATCAAACAAGCTAAAGACTAGGAtggaaaataaaaaaaaatcccaTTTGCTACTATCTGCCCTTATAATTTATTCATGGTATCCCTGCAATGCGAAGTATGGGGTACACGGAATACGAGATCTCGACCCGATCAGGGGGGTTGATGCCCCACTTTGAGGCTACCTCCACACAcgcaccaacaacccatGCAATAGGATTGTGTAACCACAGAATCTCTTAATCCCCCTTGGAAGGATGTTGTGGTACAATGGTATGACTGTTATTTGCCAATTTGGAAGGTCAGATTTCAATCCATTGTTGACGGATTGAGGCTATGTATCCGGAATCGTGTTCCCCCACATCTCCTACCAAGACCCTTATCCTGTAGTTTGGTCTTGTTTAAGCTTCAAAGCTGAACTGAAGTAATAACTAATTACACGTGCCTTTTATATAACTGCtgggtgaaggggttggcCCACTTACTTAACCGAAGGGCACCTACCTCTTTAGCGTGAGAGCTGCAGTTGAATCCGATCTGTTACTCAGGTAAGAACGATCCAATTGATTTTGCAATTAAGAGAGTGAGTGCACCAATCACCGAGCTCCATCCTGCCATATTGTCAGTCCCCTCATGCCTGAAGGACTATCTTTCGGGCATCAGTCAGTATTTTCCGTCGTGATCCGCCACTTCTCCTCATAAGACCAATCGCCGAGGTTCAAACATCAAGATCAACTCCATCTGCCATTCGCTTATCGGATACCGCGTACTACATATGCAGCTATCCACCAGTTAGGATGGGCATGATACCTAGTAGGTCTCACGGCAGCGACCCAACAGGTCTTATACTTAACATACGCCGCACTCTCTTAATACCCTTTCCTCTGACACTGTTCTTCGTTGTTCGGCACCTCGAAACAAGTCTTGGAATGCTACTATGGCCCGACAAAAGACCCAACTCCCTTTGCGCCCAGCTGGCTCGCAAGTGGGCAAAAAGCCCTGCGTGTTCTTCGCCCAGCAAGGCTGTCGAAATGGTAGCTCCTGCTCATTTTCCCATGATCCAGCCGTCGTCGAGTCAGTGACCAGAATTACCCCCACCAGCGAGCAAGATAGCAAAGCCCCGACATCCAAACCCACCTGCCATTTCTATCTTAAAGGAGCTTGCCTGAAGGGAGATAGCTGCCCCTTTGCTCACCCGGAATCCACCCAACCACTCGTTGCCGAGGAGTATGGGGAGCATTCAACTAATAAAAGACAGGGCCCAGAGAATGTAGGCTCAACCCCATTCTAAAACTAAAGACATTTGCTAATCTCCATATTGTGTAGGATGAATCCGAGAACAAACCCGGCGACTGGATACGCCCGCTCGGCAGAGCGGTTATATAGTTAGGACACGGGGCAGCACTACTGAAGGTATCTCTCCAGTCAGACTTCTCAGCCGTTCGCATCAGTCAATTGCCTGTGGACAGCACACCGGGTCATATCTTTTTAGTCTTCCGCAAACTCGGCTTTGCCGTCTCGATCGACAAAATCCGCTTCACCCTATGTCCCGATCTAACATATCGTGTTACCGATCTCCGCATTGAGGATCCCGCTTTCGCCAGACGGTTCATCAGCATGGCAGATgtgtggggcaccaaagggcccaggttttcccagacccacaccggtttgctcttggggctggattttcttactgttttcttttgaaccaacaaccaactactgtaatactaatttgcttaccaattttggccattttttggccttatattcgccgccggtg
The sequence above is a segment of the Podospora pseudoanserina strain CBS 124.78 chromosome 5, whole genome shotgun sequence genome. Coding sequences within it:
- a CDS encoding hypothetical protein (EggNog:ENOG503P31E), giving the protein MSNTDGEILPGDPRFQPRLKSQYVLDLGKPDDADCGRGVQETLDVIAALESSGIPCCVVGTKALVYYGARRVPMNWEICVPTESFNRAITLLTSSPLNEKYEVWHRVLPRPQTLMHTYPRFTLKGVNFFFIIVPEFECLLSPSTDQCERSASGIPYPKLELFAQSLIDLQQYADLDDLVDGMNLEEEWGETNLELDKPPPLKHIREKNDMIARSLPEDMRDVTPLALLSERTRPARDAWRRSVGTKHRRINDELQRHRYLTRFRKVGSKDPRENTDREV
- a CDS encoding hypothetical protein (EggNog:ENOG503NZWP), which encodes MEDRTAVVYGKKDWKKDEIIETRIDLSNPTSKPKQRQKEEPLRKRLGFIRYTALNVYRRLFTLAFISNIIPLIIYLVKVLNFLYLIFGSVPRLALTIIKRLAYRIFYLGGVHSGTGVAFFIYIAVLALIYSVFALRLSIIVLAYPTIRRKYYDIFKFVHSKVSSFGADIDVAGFAVYRSPSATTLEDFEDDKTIRTKYYAEVEALLRERLEHSGQKLKRIEIFDHTIRRHDPNAARQPVQQVHVDQTPKAAEARVRRHITPKEEVDALLQKRYQLINVWRPIRHPATDFPLAVINYRTTAPEDLVPVSLLYPKRNEGDDGDDRGKEIKPSQETLDSLEGYEVKSKTYGVLPNENHKLYYIKDITPGEAILIKSFASKGGRLPGRKKGVSGVTPYTAFINPQMPEGTPGRESIKVRCSGFYK